One region of Streptomyces leeuwenhoekii genomic DNA includes:
- a CDS encoding DUF6153 family protein, with product MGSEQHGRRPPAWRWRAVCVLGLLAGLLGMHGLAPRGGLPDHTHTSFAHVAPAGHPLASSAAAPLTPASAPGASVPASVSSGSADSLAASVPAVPSGRGPEPGPERSAPPSSPAAAAAHDGYGATDGDCGGGHVRHADTTCASGAVGGGPVLSALVADPVPPAVRAEGASSRVAEAPDGARAPPSLSELQLLRI from the coding sequence ATGGGTTCCGAGCAGCATGGCCGACGGCCGCCCGCGTGGCGGTGGCGGGCCGTCTGCGTGCTCGGGCTGCTGGCCGGGTTGCTGGGGATGCACGGGCTGGCGCCGCGGGGCGGTTTGCCGGACCACACCCACACGTCCTTCGCGCACGTGGCCCCGGCGGGGCATCCCCTCGCGTCCTCGGCTGCCGCGCCCCTGACCCCGGCTTCCGCGCCGGGCGCCTCCGTCCCGGCTTCCGTGTCTTCCGGGTCGGCGGACTCCCTCGCGGCTTCCGTGCCTGCGGTGCCGTCCGGACGGGGCCCCGAGCCCGGGCCCGAACGGTCCGCGCCGCCTTCCTCGCCGGCCGCCGCCGCGGCCCACGACGGTTACGGGGCGACGGATGGTGACTGCGGCGGGGGACATGTCCGGCACGCCGATACGACGTGCGCGTCCGGCGCGGTGGGCGGCGGGCCGGTGCTGTCCGCGCTCGTCGCGGACCCGGTGCCGCCGGCCGTCCGCGCCGAGGGCGCGTCCTCCCGCGTGGCCGAGGCACCCGACGGCGCACGCGCGCCGCCGTCCCTCTCCGAACTCCAGCTCCTGCGGATATAG
- a CDS encoding DUF305 domain-containing protein has protein sequence MSSIRTMTRRAALAAVAAGAALALAACGGDGDGGAGHGGHATASASAGATAPAEGATATAAHNAQDVAFAQGMIPHHRQALDMARLAVGRAASTEVEELAGRIEKAQEPEIATMTGWLRSWGERVPGPADSASGTGHSGHSGHSDQPGMPGMMDGADMEKLEEATGEDFDRMFLTLMIEHHEGAVEMAATQREKGAYQSARALADDIVTAQKAEIAEMERLLDGR, from the coding sequence ATGAGCAGCATCCGTACGATGACGCGCCGCGCCGCCCTGGCGGCGGTGGCGGCCGGTGCCGCGCTCGCCCTCGCCGCCTGCGGCGGGGACGGGGACGGCGGCGCCGGACACGGCGGCCACGCCACGGCGTCCGCGAGCGCCGGGGCCACGGCACCGGCGGAGGGCGCAACCGCGACCGCAGCGCACAACGCCCAGGACGTCGCCTTCGCGCAGGGCATGATCCCGCACCACCGCCAGGCCCTGGACATGGCGCGGCTGGCCGTCGGCCGGGCCGCCTCCACCGAGGTCGAGGAACTCGCCGGGCGTATCGAGAAGGCGCAGGAACCGGAGATCGCGACGATGACCGGCTGGCTGAGGTCCTGGGGCGAGCGGGTGCCGGGGCCGGCGGACTCCGCGTCCGGCACCGGCCACTCCGGACATTCCGGCCACTCCGATCAGCCCGGGATGCCCGGAATGATGGACGGCGCGGATATGGAGAAGCTGGAGGAAGCCACGGGCGAGGACTTCGACAGGATGTTCCTGACCTTGATGATCGAGCACCACGAGGGTGCCGTGGAGATGGCCGCGACACAGCGGGAGAAGGGCGCGTACCAATCCGCCCGCGCCCTGGCCGACGACATCGTCACCGCCCAGAAGGCGGAGATCGCCGAGATGGAAAGGCTCCTCGACGGTCGCTGA